The following are from one region of the Desulfovibrio desulfuricans genome:
- a CDS encoding DHH family phosphoesterase — MAGATDHIALLQKWRAGLSKDDHWCILINADPDALASALALKRIMIHKVHSVDIARINEVTRPDNLAMIRYLNIPVRPWQPENADQYTHLAMVDSQPHHSKAFQGLHFDCIIDHHPLPRAANNITACSLAGPALLRDIRPNMGATSTMMARYLKALRMRPGPRLATALLYGIRTDTAAFERSGGEDDFRAYQWLSRHADNGLLRRILRSEYLREWLPLFSRAFRSLADCRGGGAFASLNEVNSADLLVAVADFFTRVHGLRWIAVSGVVDKTVIVIFRGDGGRDIGRLADACFYDVGEAGGHRNLARAEFPLSAVPEGVKPGDFVLKRIETRKLRRKTTAPDAPSDPAERGAA; from the coding sequence ATGGCTGGCGCCACAGACCACATCGCCCTGCTGCAAAAATGGCGGGCAGGTCTCAGCAAGGACGACCACTGGTGCATCCTCATCAATGCCGACCCCGATGCCCTGGCATCGGCGCTGGCGCTCAAGCGTATTATGATCCACAAGGTGCACAGCGTGGATATTGCGCGCATCAATGAGGTGACCCGCCCCGACAACCTGGCCATGATCCGCTACCTGAACATCCCCGTGCGCCCCTGGCAGCCTGAAAATGCCGACCAGTACACCCACCTTGCAATGGTGGATTCCCAGCCGCACCACAGCAAGGCTTTCCAGGGCCTGCACTTTGACTGCATCATCGACCACCATCCCCTGCCCCGCGCCGCCAACAATATTACGGCATGTTCACTGGCTGGCCCGGCTTTGTTGCGCGATATCCGCCCCAACATGGGCGCCACCAGCACCATGATGGCCCGCTATCTCAAGGCTCTGCGCATGCGCCCCGGCCCAAGGCTGGCCACAGCCCTGCTCTACGGCATCCGCACAGATACGGCGGCGTTTGAGCGCTCTGGCGGCGAAGACGATTTCCGCGCCTATCAGTGGCTTTCGCGCCATGCGGATAACGGCCTGCTGCGCCGTATTCTGCGCAGCGAATACCTGCGGGAATGGCTGCCGCTGTTTTCACGCGCATTCCGTTCCCTTGCCGACTGCCGCGGCGGCGGGGCCTTTGCCTCGCTCAACGAGGTCAACAGCGCAGACCTCTTGGTGGCCGTGGCGGACTTTTTCACGCGGGTGCATGGCCTGCGGTGGATAGCCGTAAGCGGCGTGGTGGACAAAACCGTTATCGTGATATTTCGCGGCGATGGCGGCCGGGACATTGGCCGTCTTGCGGACGCCTGTTTTTACGATGTGGGCGAGGCCGGCGGGCACCGCAATCTGGCCCGCGCGGAGTTTCCCCTCTCGGCAGTGCCAGAAGGCGTGAAACCCGGCGACTTTGTGCTCAAGCGCATTGAAACGCGCAAGCTGCGGCGCAAAACAACAGCCCCGGACGCCCCCTCAGACCCCGCAGAGCGTGGCGCAGCCTGA
- a CDS encoding 2-amino-3,7-dideoxy-D-threo-hept-6-ulosonate synthase, giving the protein MYLGKKIRLERIINRANGRTIIVPMDHGVTIGAVEGLVDMRDTVNDMATGGADAVLMHKGLVRCGHRNAGSDIGLIIHLSASTALSPLGNTKTLVATVEEAIKHGADCVSVHVNLGDPNERLMLADLGRVAESCDNWGIPLLAMMYARGPQIQNGYAKDVVAHCARVGVELGADIVKVPYTGDVESFSEVVAACCVPVVIAGGERMDSTRQILQMVQDSLSAGGAGISVGRNVFQHPNRVALVKALRAIVHDNASVDQAMEIVGE; this is encoded by the coding sequence ATGTACCTTGGAAAAAAAATCCGCCTGGAACGTATCATCAACCGCGCAAATGGCCGTACCATCATTGTTCCCATGGACCACGGCGTGACCATCGGCGCGGTTGAAGGCCTGGTGGACATGCGCGACACCGTCAACGATATGGCCACGGGCGGCGCTGACGCCGTTCTCATGCACAAGGGCCTTGTGCGTTGCGGGCACCGTAACGCGGGCAGCGACATCGGCCTTATCATCCACCTCTCCGCCTCCACCGCTCTTTCCCCCCTCGGCAACACCAAAACCCTCGTAGCCACAGTTGAAGAAGCCATCAAACATGGCGCGGACTGCGTTTCGGTACACGTCAATCTGGGCGACCCCAATGAACGCCTCATGCTGGCCGATCTGGGACGTGTGGCCGAATCGTGCGACAACTGGGGCATCCCGCTGCTGGCCATGATGTACGCCCGCGGCCCCCAGATCCAGAACGGCTACGCCAAGGACGTGGTGGCCCACTGCGCCCGCGTGGGCGTTGAGCTGGGCGCGGACATCGTCAAGGTGCCCTACACCGGCGATGTGGAAAGCTTCTCTGAAGTAGTGGCCGCCTGCTGTGTGCCCGTGGTTATCGCTGGTGGCGAACGCATGGATTCCACCCGCCAGATCCTCCAGATGGTTCAGGATTCACTGAGCGCTGGCGGCGCGGGTATTTCCGTGGGCCGCAATGTCTTCCAGCATCCCAACCGCGTTGCTCTGGTCAAGGCCCTGCGCGCCATCGTTCACGACAACGCTTCCGTGGATCAGGCCATGGAAATTGTAGGAGAATAA
- a CDS encoding 3-dehydroquinate synthase II family protein — MSRIYFNCVPFDKGDVTLALESGVDGVIVPRKHVEEVSGLSRCPVWAAEDTAMMALSVKADEEAVLERLHKGERVVLARGWEVIPVENLLAQSDSVLAEAATLDEARLAAGILERGVAGIVVSREAVADLKTIVSQCKLAQGHEELQPAVITRVESVGLGHRVCADTLSILRKGQGMLVGNSSAFTFLVHAETERNEYVAARPFRVNAGAVHAYVRLPGDKTTYLGEFKAGQEVLIVDANGETSLATLGRVKIEVRPMLLVEAQVTTEDGVKTGAVFLQNAETIRLTTPGGEPVSVVGLKPGDTVLCRLDEAGRHFGMRIREDIREI; from the coding sequence ATGTCCCGCATCTATTTCAACTGCGTTCCCTTTGACAAGGGCGATGTGACACTGGCGCTGGAATCCGGCGTGGACGGCGTTATTGTGCCGCGCAAGCATGTGGAAGAAGTTTCCGGTCTTTCGCGCTGCCCTGTGTGGGCTGCCGAAGATACCGCCATGATGGCGCTCAGCGTCAAGGCTGACGAAGAAGCCGTGCTCGAACGGCTGCATAAGGGCGAGCGTGTGGTTCTGGCTCGCGGCTGGGAGGTAATACCTGTGGAAAACCTTCTGGCCCAGAGCGACAGCGTTCTGGCTGAGGCCGCTACGCTGGACGAGGCCCGCCTTGCCGCAGGAATTTTGGAACGCGGTGTGGCGGGCATTGTTGTATCCAGAGAGGCCGTGGCCGATCTCAAGACCATTGTCAGCCAGTGCAAGCTCGCGCAGGGGCATGAAGAACTGCAGCCCGCCGTGATCACCCGTGTGGAATCCGTGGGCCTCGGGCACCGCGTCTGCGCCGACACGCTCTCCATCCTGCGCAAGGGGCAGGGCATGCTGGTGGGCAATTCCAGCGCCTTTACCTTTCTTGTGCATGCGGAAACCGAGCGCAACGAATATGTGGCCGCCCGCCCCTTCAGGGTTAATGCGGGGGCCGTGCATGCCTACGTGCGCCTGCCCGGCGACAAAACCACCTACCTTGGCGAGTTCAAGGCGGGGCAGGAAGTGCTGATCGTGGACGCCAACGGCGAAACAAGCCTTGCCACCCTTGGCAGGGTCAAGATTGAAGTGCGCCCCATGCTGCTGGTTGAAGCCCAGGTCACCACCGAAGACGGCGTCAAAACCGGCGCGGTATTTTTGCAGAATGCCGAAACCATCCGCCTGACCACCCCCGGCGGCGAACCGGTAAGCGTAGTGGGCCTGAAGCCCGGCGATACCGTGCTGTGCCGCCTGGACGAAGCCGGCCGCCATTTTGGCATGCGCATCCGCGAAGACATCCGGGAGATATAG